A region of Dioscorea cayenensis subsp. rotundata cultivar TDr96_F1 chromosome 5, TDr96_F1_v2_PseudoChromosome.rev07_lg8_w22 25.fasta, whole genome shotgun sequence DNA encodes the following proteins:
- the LOC120261803 gene encoding uncharacterized protein LOC120261803 isoform X2, whose translation MDARNEGFGPPGQRITPASSGSGSASAKPPEFHVSGGVAPVLNYSIRTGEEFALEFMRERVIPRKSSVPSSSSDQNPPATAYMDLRGTQGSSHTGSESGPDVSKLVAGDKVQVKEVEKKKKSFSEVDNKAHYVSAGSVSHASSADGSNRGVSHRYTSSEASDYSSPKLKFLCSFGGRILPRPSDRKLRYAGGHTRILRLNRDISWRELMHKTLAVCHQPHTIKYQLPGEDLDALVTVSSDEDVQIMMEECSLLGGESSQKLRLFLLPSGDSDDIHYGLGSMDNDSEIHYVVAVNGIDVGAGKNSDGQGIGSVSSDLEQLFNLNVENERSNASMVATESAGTSAKPLAGSSELPPSLSSKLQDSFSSDYSSIFYSHQGSAMQYFEGNPYPQTAIPPPVNIHNLDQMSIPSSVPSDFDYNNHFVSHGGSSAPMPPPQLNIYSQPMNEGLPRVTRTQAKEVNLTVDGASLHKNKSEHIPSFQDAPEQHHGVSVSKFSQAVESYGPSALEHVPSGLPSKHGTKNVESAQTISSHDAVNPGQICDSNEDDCQSAGAFTSGYSDYEGDMNDLGYNDLSARPLRVYHSEMIPRELGESRNRLSKSDDSIGSQYLILHSRSGIAQDSIAEAVDPSLEGKANEQSSLAGKPLNSYSTTTTEDYCMQLGKHELTDAVSQLNQAEVTSVPEKSKTANSDHQPGDAVVNQVAGIKFDRTNGKSDEKNQKIGRRMQNPEFDQELKSSFNDNNAIGGNKILQESHASKSSEHSVNVDEKVAGKTKMKKPLVDEAEAVDLVQKAVVADIASSSAGAAGEEPAPVSGKKDILIDINDRFPPGLLSDIFSQTWPSDDQSSLRPLHKDDAGLSLNMQTHEPQRWSFFRNLAPEEFSRKDVSLIDQDHLGYSSLLKNADEVIARTYEFGPSKNEGVNLSHMNPQIDFGDEMPQEFSSKTVDDTNILHPAGISSQVLHTHLKDKGGESLQVDNPYSKLGENIRFPVSEYEDLKFEIEGAVGPVFDVSAGEFDLSNLQIIKNEDLEELRELGSGTFGTVYHGKWRGSDVAIKRIKKSCFTGRSSEQERLTIEFWREAEILSKLHHPNVVAFYGVVKDGPGGTLATVTEYMVNGSLRHVLLRKDRYLDYRKRLIIAMDAAFGMEYLHSKNIVHFDLKCDNLLVNLKDQSRPICKVGDFGLSKIKRNTLVSGGVRGTLPWMAPELLNGSSSKVSEKVDVFSFGIVMWEILTGEEPYANMHYGAIIGGIVNNTLRPPLPASCDPEWRRLMEQCWAPDPVQRPSFTQIASRLRAMSVALQSKSSK comes from the exons GGTAGTGCAAGTGCTAAACCTCCGGAATTTCATGTTTCCGGTGGGGTTGCGCCTGTGCTCAATTATTCAATTCGGACAGGAGAGGAATTTGCTCTTGAATTTATGCGGGAACGAGTGATTCCCAGAAAATCTTCTGTCCCAAGTTCGTCTAGTGATCAAAATCCCCCAGCAACAGCTTATATGGACTTAAGAGGCACTCAAGGTAGTTCTCATACTGGATCTGAAAGTGGACCTGATGTTTCGAAGCTTGTAGCTGGTGATAAAGTTCAGGTTAAGGaggttgagaagaagaagaagagctttTCTGAAGTTGATAACAAAGCTCATTACGTATCAGCGGGCTCGGTGAGCCATGCATCATCAGCTGATGGAAGTAACCGTGGAGTTTCTCATAGATATACTTCTTCAGAGGCTTCTGACTACTCATCCCCTAAGTTGAAGTTCCTTTGTAGTTTCGGTGGGAGAATTTTGCCTCGACCTAGTGATAGGAAGCTTAGGTATGCAGGTGGTCATACGCGAATTCTTCGCCTTAACAGGGATATTTCTTGGCGGGAGCTTATGCATAAGACTTTGGCCGTATGTCACCAACCTCACACAATCAAGTATCAATTACCAGGGGAGGATCTTGACGCTTTGGTAACTGTGTCCAGCGATGAAGATGTTCAGATTATGATGGAGGAATGCAGTCTTCTTGGTGGTGAATCTTCACAGAAGCTTAGGCTGTTTTTGCTTCCTTCTGGTGATTCTGATGACATTCATTACGGACTTGGAAGCATGGATAATGATTCTGAAATTCATTATGTGGTTGCTGTCAATGGCATTGATGTAGGAGCTGGTAAAAACTCAGATGGGCAGGGTATAGGAAGTGTATCGAGTGATTTGGAGCAACTATTCAACCTTAATGTTGAAAACGAGAGAAGCAATGCAAGCATGGTAGCAACTGAGTCTGCTGGGACTAGTGCTAAACCTCTGGCTGGTAGTTCTGAGCTTCCTCCGAGTTTATCATCAAAGCTGCAGGATAGCTTCTCAAGTGACTATAGTTCCATCTTTTACTCTCATCAAGGTAGTGCGATGCAATATTTTGAAGGTAATCCTTATCCTCAAACTGCCATTCCCCCACCTGTCAATATTCACAATTTGGATCAGATGTCAATACCCTCATCTGTGCCATCTGATTTTGACTATAATAACCATTTTGTATCCCATGGAGGAAGTTCTGCTCCCATGCCGCCTCCTCAGCTAAACATTTATAGTCAACCCATGAATGAAGGGCTACCAAGGGTCACCAGAACTCAGGCAAAAGAGGTGAATCTGACTGTTGATGGTGCAAGCTTGCATAAGAATAAAAGTGAACACATTCCTTCTTTCCAAGATGCACCCGAGCAACATCATGGAGTGTCAGTGTCAAAATTCTCACAAGCTGTAGAGTCCTATGGTCCTTCAGCACTAGAGCATGTGCCTTCTGGATTGCCTTCTAAACATGGCACAAAGAATGTGGAGTCTGCACAGACAATATCCTCACATGATGCTGTAAATCCTGGTCAGATTTGTGATTCCAATGAGGATGACTGCCAGTCTGCTGGGGCTTTTACATCTGGTTATTCTGACTATGAGGGCGATATGAATGATCTTGGCTACAATGATCTGTCTGCACGCCCTTTACGAGTCTATCATTCTGAAATGATTCCTCGGGAGCTGGGAGAGTCACGAAACCGTTTATCAAAATCTGATGATTCAATTGGTTCTCAATATTTAATACTTCACTCACGTTCTGGTATTGCTCAAGATTCAATTGCTGAAGCTGTTGATCCTTCACTTGAAGGTAAGGCAAACGAGCAATCTTCCCTAGCTGGAAAACCGCTTAATTCTTATTCCACAACCACCACTGAGGACTACTGTATGCAACTGGGGAAGCATGAGTTGACAGATGCAGTCAGTCAATTAAATCAGGCTGAGGTAACATCTGTTCCAGAGAAGTCAAAAACTGCAAATAGTGATCATCAGCCTGGGGATGCCGTAGTTAACCAAGTGGCTGGAATAAAATTTGACCGAACCAATGGTAAGAGCGATGAGAAGAATCAGAAAATTGGCAGGAGGATGCAGAATCCTGAGTTCGACCAAGAGCTGAAATCTTCTTTTAATGACAACAACGCCATTGGTGGTAATAAGATCCTACAAGAATCTCATGCAAGCAAAAGCTCAGAACATTCAGTGAATGTTGATGAAAAAGTTGCTGGgaaaactaaaatgaaaaagCCACTTGTGGATGAAGCTGAGGCAGTTGACTTGGTACAAAAAGCAGTTGTTGCTGATATTGCCA GTAGCTCTGCTGGAGCCGCTGGAGAAGAACCTGCTCCTGTTTCAGGGAAGAAAGATATTCTTATTGACATTAATGATCGATTCCCTCCTGGTCTTCTTTCTGATATCTTTAGTCAAACCTGGCCTTCTGATGACCAGTCAAGCTTACGCCCCCTACATAAAGATGATGCTGGTCTCAGTCTAAATATGCAGACCCACGAGCCTCAAAGGTGGTCTTTCTTCAGAAATCTGGCTCCGGAGGAATTTTCAAGGAAAGATGTTTCCCTCATAGATCAAGACCATCTTGGTTACTCTTCTTTGCTTAAAAATGCTGATGAGGTGATTGCTAGGACATATGAATTCGGTCCTTCAAAGAATGAGGGTGTTAATCTAAGTCACATGAATCCGCAAATAGATTTTGGAGATGAAATGCCACAAGAATTCTCTAGCAAGACAGTTGACGATACTAATATTTTGCACCCAGCTGGTATATCATCACAAGTTCTTCATACTCATTTGAAGGATAAGGGTGGTGAATCTTTGCAGGTTGACAATCCCTACTCAAAACTTGGAGAGAACATAAGATTTCCTGTCTCTGAGTATGAG gatttgaaatttgaaatagaGGGAGCAGTTGGCCCAGTTTTTGATGTGTCTGCTGGTGAATTTGATCTCAGTAATTTGCAG ATCATTAAAAATGAGGACCTTGAAGAACTAAGAGAACTGGGTTCTGGCACATTTGGAACTGTCTACCATGGAAAATGGAGGGGCTCAGATGTGGCCATTAAGCGGATAAAAAAGAGCTGCTTTACAGGTCGCTCCTCTGAACAAGAAAGACTG ACTATAGAGTTTTGGCGGGAAGCTGAGATTCTCTCAAAGCTACACCATCCAAATGTAGTGGCCTTCTATGGAGTGGTGAAAGATGGGCCTGGGGGTACTTTGGCAACTGTAACTGAATACATGGTTAATGGTTCTCTCAGGCATGTTCTATTGCGTAAAGACAG GTACCTCGATTACCGCAAGCGGCTTATTATTGCAATGGATGCAGCTTTTGGAATGGAATATCTGCATTCCAAAAACATTGtacattttgatttaaaatgtgATAACTTGCTTGTGAACCTCAAAGATCAATCACGGCCCATTTGTAAG GTAGGTGATTTTGGCTTGTCAAAAATCAAAAGGAACACCCTGGTTTCTGGTGGCGTGAGAGGAACACTACCTTGGATGGCACCTGAACTATTAAATGGCAGCAGCAGCAAGGTGTCTGAGAAG GTTGATGTATTCTCTTTCGGCATTGTAATGTGGGAAATTCTCACTGGTGAGGAGCCTTACGCCAATATGCACTATGGTGCAATTATAG GTGGAATTGTGAATAATACACTGAGGCCGCCATTGCCCGCATCGTGCGACCCCGAATGGCGAAGATTAATGGAGCAGTGTTGGGCTCCTGATCCTGTGCAGAGACCATCCTTCACTCAAATCGCCAGCCGTTTACGTGCCATGTCGGTCGCACTTCAGagtaaatcatcaaaataa
- the LOC120261803 gene encoding uncharacterized protein LOC120261803 isoform X1 has product MDARNEGFGPPGQRITPASSGSGSASAKPPEFHVSGGVAPVLNYSIRTGEEFALEFMRERVIPRKSSVPSSSSDQNPPATAYMDLRGTQGSSHTGSESGPDVSKLVAGDKVQVKEVEKKKKSFSEVDNKAHYVSAGSVSHASSADGSNRGVSHRYTSSEASDYSSPKLKFLCSFGGRILPRPSDRKLRYAGGHTRILRLNRDISWRELMHKTLAVCHQPHTIKYQLPGEDLDALVTVSSDEDVQIMMEECSLLGGESSQKLRLFLLPSGDSDDIHYGLGSMDNDSEIHYVVAVNGIDVGAGKNSDGQGIGSVSSDLEQLFNLNVENERSNASMVATESAGTSAKPLAGSSELPPSLSSKLQDSFSSDYSSIFYSHQGSAMQYFEGNPYPQTAIPPPVNIHNLDQMSIPSSVPSDFDYNNHFVSHGGSSAPMPPPQLNIYSQPMNEGLPRVTRTQAKEVNLTVDGASLHKNKSEHIPSFQDAPEQHHGVSVSKFSQAVESYGPSALEHVPSGLPSKHGTKNVESAQTISSHDAVNPGQICDSNEDDCQSAGAFTSGYSDYEGDMNDLGYNDLSARPLRVYHSEMIPRELGESRNRLSKSDDSIGSQYLILHSRSGIAQDSIAEAVDPSLEGKANEQSSLAGKPLNSYSTTTTEDYCMQLGKHELTDAVSQLNQAEVTSVPEKSKTANSDHQPGDAVVNQVAGIKFDRTNGKSDEKNQKIGRRMQNPEFDQELKSSFNDNNAIGGNKILQESHASKSSEHSVNVDEKVAGKTKMKKPLVDEAEAVDLVQKAVVADIASKQQENLASVLPEIHWDDLTAKDTYDVAGSSAGAAGEEPAPVSGKKDILIDINDRFPPGLLSDIFSQTWPSDDQSSLRPLHKDDAGLSLNMQTHEPQRWSFFRNLAPEEFSRKDVSLIDQDHLGYSSLLKNADEVIARTYEFGPSKNEGVNLSHMNPQIDFGDEMPQEFSSKTVDDTNILHPAGISSQVLHTHLKDKGGESLQVDNPYSKLGENIRFPVSEYEDLKFEIEGAVGPVFDVSAGEFDLSNLQIIKNEDLEELRELGSGTFGTVYHGKWRGSDVAIKRIKKSCFTGRSSEQERLTIEFWREAEILSKLHHPNVVAFYGVVKDGPGGTLATVTEYMVNGSLRHVLLRKDRYLDYRKRLIIAMDAAFGMEYLHSKNIVHFDLKCDNLLVNLKDQSRPICKVGDFGLSKIKRNTLVSGGVRGTLPWMAPELLNGSSSKVSEKVDVFSFGIVMWEILTGEEPYANMHYGAIIGGIVNNTLRPPLPASCDPEWRRLMEQCWAPDPVQRPSFTQIASRLRAMSVALQSKSSK; this is encoded by the exons GGTAGTGCAAGTGCTAAACCTCCGGAATTTCATGTTTCCGGTGGGGTTGCGCCTGTGCTCAATTATTCAATTCGGACAGGAGAGGAATTTGCTCTTGAATTTATGCGGGAACGAGTGATTCCCAGAAAATCTTCTGTCCCAAGTTCGTCTAGTGATCAAAATCCCCCAGCAACAGCTTATATGGACTTAAGAGGCACTCAAGGTAGTTCTCATACTGGATCTGAAAGTGGACCTGATGTTTCGAAGCTTGTAGCTGGTGATAAAGTTCAGGTTAAGGaggttgagaagaagaagaagagctttTCTGAAGTTGATAACAAAGCTCATTACGTATCAGCGGGCTCGGTGAGCCATGCATCATCAGCTGATGGAAGTAACCGTGGAGTTTCTCATAGATATACTTCTTCAGAGGCTTCTGACTACTCATCCCCTAAGTTGAAGTTCCTTTGTAGTTTCGGTGGGAGAATTTTGCCTCGACCTAGTGATAGGAAGCTTAGGTATGCAGGTGGTCATACGCGAATTCTTCGCCTTAACAGGGATATTTCTTGGCGGGAGCTTATGCATAAGACTTTGGCCGTATGTCACCAACCTCACACAATCAAGTATCAATTACCAGGGGAGGATCTTGACGCTTTGGTAACTGTGTCCAGCGATGAAGATGTTCAGATTATGATGGAGGAATGCAGTCTTCTTGGTGGTGAATCTTCACAGAAGCTTAGGCTGTTTTTGCTTCCTTCTGGTGATTCTGATGACATTCATTACGGACTTGGAAGCATGGATAATGATTCTGAAATTCATTATGTGGTTGCTGTCAATGGCATTGATGTAGGAGCTGGTAAAAACTCAGATGGGCAGGGTATAGGAAGTGTATCGAGTGATTTGGAGCAACTATTCAACCTTAATGTTGAAAACGAGAGAAGCAATGCAAGCATGGTAGCAACTGAGTCTGCTGGGACTAGTGCTAAACCTCTGGCTGGTAGTTCTGAGCTTCCTCCGAGTTTATCATCAAAGCTGCAGGATAGCTTCTCAAGTGACTATAGTTCCATCTTTTACTCTCATCAAGGTAGTGCGATGCAATATTTTGAAGGTAATCCTTATCCTCAAACTGCCATTCCCCCACCTGTCAATATTCACAATTTGGATCAGATGTCAATACCCTCATCTGTGCCATCTGATTTTGACTATAATAACCATTTTGTATCCCATGGAGGAAGTTCTGCTCCCATGCCGCCTCCTCAGCTAAACATTTATAGTCAACCCATGAATGAAGGGCTACCAAGGGTCACCAGAACTCAGGCAAAAGAGGTGAATCTGACTGTTGATGGTGCAAGCTTGCATAAGAATAAAAGTGAACACATTCCTTCTTTCCAAGATGCACCCGAGCAACATCATGGAGTGTCAGTGTCAAAATTCTCACAAGCTGTAGAGTCCTATGGTCCTTCAGCACTAGAGCATGTGCCTTCTGGATTGCCTTCTAAACATGGCACAAAGAATGTGGAGTCTGCACAGACAATATCCTCACATGATGCTGTAAATCCTGGTCAGATTTGTGATTCCAATGAGGATGACTGCCAGTCTGCTGGGGCTTTTACATCTGGTTATTCTGACTATGAGGGCGATATGAATGATCTTGGCTACAATGATCTGTCTGCACGCCCTTTACGAGTCTATCATTCTGAAATGATTCCTCGGGAGCTGGGAGAGTCACGAAACCGTTTATCAAAATCTGATGATTCAATTGGTTCTCAATATTTAATACTTCACTCACGTTCTGGTATTGCTCAAGATTCAATTGCTGAAGCTGTTGATCCTTCACTTGAAGGTAAGGCAAACGAGCAATCTTCCCTAGCTGGAAAACCGCTTAATTCTTATTCCACAACCACCACTGAGGACTACTGTATGCAACTGGGGAAGCATGAGTTGACAGATGCAGTCAGTCAATTAAATCAGGCTGAGGTAACATCTGTTCCAGAGAAGTCAAAAACTGCAAATAGTGATCATCAGCCTGGGGATGCCGTAGTTAACCAAGTGGCTGGAATAAAATTTGACCGAACCAATGGTAAGAGCGATGAGAAGAATCAGAAAATTGGCAGGAGGATGCAGAATCCTGAGTTCGACCAAGAGCTGAAATCTTCTTTTAATGACAACAACGCCATTGGTGGTAATAAGATCCTACAAGAATCTCATGCAAGCAAAAGCTCAGAACATTCAGTGAATGTTGATGAAAAAGTTGCTGGgaaaactaaaatgaaaaagCCACTTGTGGATGAAGCTGAGGCAGTTGACTTGGTACAAAAAGCAGTTGTTGCTGATATTGCCAGTAAGCAACAAGAAAATCTCGCTTCTGTTTTACCTGAAATTCACTGGGATGACTTAACTGCAAAAGATACCTATGATGTTGCAGGTAGCTCTGCTGGAGCCGCTGGAGAAGAACCTGCTCCTGTTTCAGGGAAGAAAGATATTCTTATTGACATTAATGATCGATTCCCTCCTGGTCTTCTTTCTGATATCTTTAGTCAAACCTGGCCTTCTGATGACCAGTCAAGCTTACGCCCCCTACATAAAGATGATGCTGGTCTCAGTCTAAATATGCAGACCCACGAGCCTCAAAGGTGGTCTTTCTTCAGAAATCTGGCTCCGGAGGAATTTTCAAGGAAAGATGTTTCCCTCATAGATCAAGACCATCTTGGTTACTCTTCTTTGCTTAAAAATGCTGATGAGGTGATTGCTAGGACATATGAATTCGGTCCTTCAAAGAATGAGGGTGTTAATCTAAGTCACATGAATCCGCAAATAGATTTTGGAGATGAAATGCCACAAGAATTCTCTAGCAAGACAGTTGACGATACTAATATTTTGCACCCAGCTGGTATATCATCACAAGTTCTTCATACTCATTTGAAGGATAAGGGTGGTGAATCTTTGCAGGTTGACAATCCCTACTCAAAACTTGGAGAGAACATAAGATTTCCTGTCTCTGAGTATGAG gatttgaaatttgaaatagaGGGAGCAGTTGGCCCAGTTTTTGATGTGTCTGCTGGTGAATTTGATCTCAGTAATTTGCAG ATCATTAAAAATGAGGACCTTGAAGAACTAAGAGAACTGGGTTCTGGCACATTTGGAACTGTCTACCATGGAAAATGGAGGGGCTCAGATGTGGCCATTAAGCGGATAAAAAAGAGCTGCTTTACAGGTCGCTCCTCTGAACAAGAAAGACTG ACTATAGAGTTTTGGCGGGAAGCTGAGATTCTCTCAAAGCTACACCATCCAAATGTAGTGGCCTTCTATGGAGTGGTGAAAGATGGGCCTGGGGGTACTTTGGCAACTGTAACTGAATACATGGTTAATGGTTCTCTCAGGCATGTTCTATTGCGTAAAGACAG GTACCTCGATTACCGCAAGCGGCTTATTATTGCAATGGATGCAGCTTTTGGAATGGAATATCTGCATTCCAAAAACATTGtacattttgatttaaaatgtgATAACTTGCTTGTGAACCTCAAAGATCAATCACGGCCCATTTGTAAG GTAGGTGATTTTGGCTTGTCAAAAATCAAAAGGAACACCCTGGTTTCTGGTGGCGTGAGAGGAACACTACCTTGGATGGCACCTGAACTATTAAATGGCAGCAGCAGCAAGGTGTCTGAGAAG GTTGATGTATTCTCTTTCGGCATTGTAATGTGGGAAATTCTCACTGGTGAGGAGCCTTACGCCAATATGCACTATGGTGCAATTATAG GTGGAATTGTGAATAATACACTGAGGCCGCCATTGCCCGCATCGTGCGACCCCGAATGGCGAAGATTAATGGAGCAGTGTTGGGCTCCTGATCCTGTGCAGAGACCATCCTTCACTCAAATCGCCAGCCGTTTACGTGCCATGTCGGTCGCACTTCAGagtaaatcatcaaaataa
- the LOC120261803 gene encoding uncharacterized protein LOC120261803 isoform X3, translating into MDARNEGFGPPGQRITPASSGSGSASAKPPEFHVSGGVAPVLNYSIRTGEEFALEFMRERVIPRKSSVPSSSSDQNPPATAYMDLRGTQGSSHTGSESGPDVSKLVAGDKVQVKEVEKKKKSFSEVDNKAHYVSAGSVSHASSADGSNRGVSHRYTSSEASDYSSPKLKFLCSFGGRILPRPSDRKLRYAGGHTRILRLNRDISWRELMHKTLAVCHQPHTIKYQLPGEDLDALVTVSSDEDVQIMMEECSLLGGESSQKLRLFLLPSGDSDDIHYGLGSMDNDSEIHYVVAVNGIDVGAGKNSDGQGIGSVSSDLEQLFNLNVENERSNASMVATESAGTSAKPLAGSSELPPSLSSKLQDSFSSDYSSIFYSHQGSAMQYFEGNPYPQTAIPPPVNIHNLDQMSIPSSVPSDFDYNNHFVSHGGSSAPMPPPQLNIYSQPMNEGLPRVTRTQAKEVNLTVDGASLHKNKSEHIPSFQDAPEQHHGVSVSKFSQAVESYGPSALEHVPSGLPSKHGTKNVESAQTISSHDAVNPGQICDSNEDDCQSAGAFTSGYSDYEGDMNDLGYNDLSARPLRVYHSEMIPRELGESRNRLSKSDDSIGSQYLILHSRSGIAQDSIAEAVDPSLEGKANEQSSLAGKPLNSYSTTTTEDYCMQLGKHELTDAVSQLNQAEVTSVPEKSKTANSDHQPGDAVVNQVAGIKFDRTNGKSDEKNQKIGRRMQNPEFDQELKSSFNDNNAIGGNKILQESHASKSSEHSVNVDEKVAGKTKMKKPLVDEAEAVDLVQKAVVADIASKQQENLASVLPEIHWDDLTAKDTYDVAGSSAGAAGEEPAPVSGKKDILIDINDRFPPGLLSDIFSQTWPSDDQSSLRPLHKDDAGLSLNMQTHEPQRWSFFRNLAPEEFSRKDVSLIDQDHLGYSSLLKNADEVIARTYEFGPSKNEGVNLSHMNPQIDFGDEMPQEFSSKTVDDTNILHPAGISSQVLHTHLKDKGGESLQVDNPYSKLGENIRFPVSEYEDLKFEIEGAVGPVFDVSAGEFDLSNLQIM; encoded by the exons GGTAGTGCAAGTGCTAAACCTCCGGAATTTCATGTTTCCGGTGGGGTTGCGCCTGTGCTCAATTATTCAATTCGGACAGGAGAGGAATTTGCTCTTGAATTTATGCGGGAACGAGTGATTCCCAGAAAATCTTCTGTCCCAAGTTCGTCTAGTGATCAAAATCCCCCAGCAACAGCTTATATGGACTTAAGAGGCACTCAAGGTAGTTCTCATACTGGATCTGAAAGTGGACCTGATGTTTCGAAGCTTGTAGCTGGTGATAAAGTTCAGGTTAAGGaggttgagaagaagaagaagagctttTCTGAAGTTGATAACAAAGCTCATTACGTATCAGCGGGCTCGGTGAGCCATGCATCATCAGCTGATGGAAGTAACCGTGGAGTTTCTCATAGATATACTTCTTCAGAGGCTTCTGACTACTCATCCCCTAAGTTGAAGTTCCTTTGTAGTTTCGGTGGGAGAATTTTGCCTCGACCTAGTGATAGGAAGCTTAGGTATGCAGGTGGTCATACGCGAATTCTTCGCCTTAACAGGGATATTTCTTGGCGGGAGCTTATGCATAAGACTTTGGCCGTATGTCACCAACCTCACACAATCAAGTATCAATTACCAGGGGAGGATCTTGACGCTTTGGTAACTGTGTCCAGCGATGAAGATGTTCAGATTATGATGGAGGAATGCAGTCTTCTTGGTGGTGAATCTTCACAGAAGCTTAGGCTGTTTTTGCTTCCTTCTGGTGATTCTGATGACATTCATTACGGACTTGGAAGCATGGATAATGATTCTGAAATTCATTATGTGGTTGCTGTCAATGGCATTGATGTAGGAGCTGGTAAAAACTCAGATGGGCAGGGTATAGGAAGTGTATCGAGTGATTTGGAGCAACTATTCAACCTTAATGTTGAAAACGAGAGAAGCAATGCAAGCATGGTAGCAACTGAGTCTGCTGGGACTAGTGCTAAACCTCTGGCTGGTAGTTCTGAGCTTCCTCCGAGTTTATCATCAAAGCTGCAGGATAGCTTCTCAAGTGACTATAGTTCCATCTTTTACTCTCATCAAGGTAGTGCGATGCAATATTTTGAAGGTAATCCTTATCCTCAAACTGCCATTCCCCCACCTGTCAATATTCACAATTTGGATCAGATGTCAATACCCTCATCTGTGCCATCTGATTTTGACTATAATAACCATTTTGTATCCCATGGAGGAAGTTCTGCTCCCATGCCGCCTCCTCAGCTAAACATTTATAGTCAACCCATGAATGAAGGGCTACCAAGGGTCACCAGAACTCAGGCAAAAGAGGTGAATCTGACTGTTGATGGTGCAAGCTTGCATAAGAATAAAAGTGAACACATTCCTTCTTTCCAAGATGCACCCGAGCAACATCATGGAGTGTCAGTGTCAAAATTCTCACAAGCTGTAGAGTCCTATGGTCCTTCAGCACTAGAGCATGTGCCTTCTGGATTGCCTTCTAAACATGGCACAAAGAATGTGGAGTCTGCACAGACAATATCCTCACATGATGCTGTAAATCCTGGTCAGATTTGTGATTCCAATGAGGATGACTGCCAGTCTGCTGGGGCTTTTACATCTGGTTATTCTGACTATGAGGGCGATATGAATGATCTTGGCTACAATGATCTGTCTGCACGCCCTTTACGAGTCTATCATTCTGAAATGATTCCTCGGGAGCTGGGAGAGTCACGAAACCGTTTATCAAAATCTGATGATTCAATTGGTTCTCAATATTTAATACTTCACTCACGTTCTGGTATTGCTCAAGATTCAATTGCTGAAGCTGTTGATCCTTCACTTGAAGGTAAGGCAAACGAGCAATCTTCCCTAGCTGGAAAACCGCTTAATTCTTATTCCACAACCACCACTGAGGACTACTGTATGCAACTGGGGAAGCATGAGTTGACAGATGCAGTCAGTCAATTAAATCAGGCTGAGGTAACATCTGTTCCAGAGAAGTCAAAAACTGCAAATAGTGATCATCAGCCTGGGGATGCCGTAGTTAACCAAGTGGCTGGAATAAAATTTGACCGAACCAATGGTAAGAGCGATGAGAAGAATCAGAAAATTGGCAGGAGGATGCAGAATCCTGAGTTCGACCAAGAGCTGAAATCTTCTTTTAATGACAACAACGCCATTGGTGGTAATAAGATCCTACAAGAATCTCATGCAAGCAAAAGCTCAGAACATTCAGTGAATGTTGATGAAAAAGTTGCTGGgaaaactaaaatgaaaaagCCACTTGTGGATGAAGCTGAGGCAGTTGACTTGGTACAAAAAGCAGTTGTTGCTGATATTGCCAGTAAGCAACAAGAAAATCTCGCTTCTGTTTTACCTGAAATTCACTGGGATGACTTAACTGCAAAAGATACCTATGATGTTGCAGGTAGCTCTGCTGGAGCCGCTGGAGAAGAACCTGCTCCTGTTTCAGGGAAGAAAGATATTCTTATTGACATTAATGATCGATTCCCTCCTGGTCTTCTTTCTGATATCTTTAGTCAAACCTGGCCTTCTGATGACCAGTCAAGCTTACGCCCCCTACATAAAGATGATGCTGGTCTCAGTCTAAATATGCAGACCCACGAGCCTCAAAGGTGGTCTTTCTTCAGAAATCTGGCTCCGGAGGAATTTTCAAGGAAAGATGTTTCCCTCATAGATCAAGACCATCTTGGTTACTCTTCTTTGCTTAAAAATGCTGATGAGGTGATTGCTAGGACATATGAATTCGGTCCTTCAAAGAATGAGGGTGTTAATCTAAGTCACATGAATCCGCAAATAGATTTTGGAGATGAAATGCCACAAGAATTCTCTAGCAAGACAGTTGACGATACTAATATTTTGCACCCAGCTGGTATATCATCACAAGTTCTTCATACTCATTTGAAGGATAAGGGTGGTGAATCTTTGCAGGTTGACAATCCCTACTCAAAACTTGGAGAGAACATAAGATTTCCTGTCTCTGAGTATGAG gatttgaaatttgaaatagaGGGAGCAGTTGGCCCAGTTTTTGATGTGTCTGCTGGTGAATTTGATCTCAGTAATTTGCAG ATTATGTGA